In Pseudomonas nunensis, a single window of DNA contains:
- a CDS encoding hotdog family protein → MIDWPLAELLPHAGDMILIEQILSFDDEQIHTRLTVKPGGLFNRPDGSLPAWVGIELMAQSVAAYAGCHARARGDAVELGFLLGTRKFECNVEHFPAGTELTIHGLRSLEDDSGMGVFECHINAPGIHATARLNVYRPPQAAQYLQEIQGVE, encoded by the coding sequence ATGATTGACTGGCCGCTCGCCGAACTGCTGCCTCACGCTGGCGACATGATCCTCATCGAGCAGATCCTGTCGTTCGATGACGAGCAGATTCACACCCGCCTCACCGTCAAGCCCGGTGGCCTGTTCAATCGGCCCGACGGCAGTCTGCCGGCCTGGGTCGGCATCGAACTGATGGCCCAGAGCGTCGCCGCCTACGCCGGTTGTCACGCCCGCGCCCGTGGTGATGCGGTGGAGCTGGGCTTCCTGCTCGGCACGCGTAAATTCGAATGCAACGTCGAACACTTCCCCGCCGGCACCGAGCTGACCATCCATGGGCTGCGCTCCCTGGAAGACGACAGCGGCATGGGCGTGTTCGAATGCCACATCAATGCGCCCGGCATCCACGCCACCGCGCGCCTGAACGTGTACCGTCCGCCCCAGGCCGCGCAATATCTTCAAGAAATCCAAGGAGTCGAGTGA
- the fabG gene encoding 3-oxoacyl-ACP reductase FabG yields the protein MTESVLVTGSSRGIGRAIALRLAQAGHDIVLHCRSGLAEAEAVKTEVEALGRNARVLQFDVSDRASCKAILEADVETHGAYYGVVLNAGLTRDGAFPALSEDDWDVVMRTNLDGFYNVLHPVMMPMIRRRAAGRIVCITSVSGLIGNRGQVNYSASKAGLIGAAKALAIELGKRKITVNCVAPGLIDTAMLDENVPVEELMKMIPAQRMGTPEEVAGAVNFLMSAEASYITRQVLAVNGGLC from the coding sequence ATGACTGAATCCGTACTGGTCACCGGTTCCAGCCGTGGTATCGGCCGCGCCATCGCGTTGCGCCTGGCCCAGGCCGGGCACGACATCGTGCTGCATTGCCGCAGCGGTCTGGCCGAGGCTGAAGCGGTTAAAACCGAAGTCGAAGCCTTGGGCCGTAATGCCCGAGTCCTGCAATTCGACGTGTCCGACCGCGCCAGTTGCAAAGCCATCCTCGAAGCCGACGTCGAAACCCACGGCGCCTACTACGGCGTGGTGCTCAATGCCGGCCTGACCCGCGACGGTGCTTTTCCAGCGCTGAGCGAGGATGATTGGGATGTGGTGATGCGCACCAACCTCGATGGTTTCTACAACGTGCTGCACCCGGTGATGATGCCGATGATTCGTCGTCGCGCCGCCGGGCGGATTGTGTGCATCACCTCGGTTTCCGGGTTGATCGGCAACCGTGGCCAAGTCAACTACAGCGCCTCCAAGGCCGGGTTGATCGGCGCGGCGAAAGCGTTGGCGATCGAACTGGGCAAGCGCAAGATTACCGTCAACTGTGTCGCACCCGGCCTGATCGACACTGCCATGCTCGACGAAAACGTGCCGGTGGAAGAACTGATGAAAATGATCCCCGCACAACGCATGGGCACCCCTGAAGAGGTGGCCGGCGCCGTGAATTTCCTGATGTCGGCGGAAGCCTCGTACATCACCCGGCAGGTTCTGGCCGTCAATGGAGGCCTGTGCTGA
- a CDS encoding beta-ketoacyl-ACP synthase: MKRVVVTGMAGITSLGSDWATIAANFAANRSGIRRMDEWDRFTELNTRLAGPIDDFKVPSHWTRKQLRSMGRVSRLAVGAAEQALADAGLLGDESIKDGRMGVACGSSTGSTDEIKAFGNMLLNSVAEGLNANSYVRMMPHTTAANISIFFGLTGRLIPTSSACTSGSQGIGYAYESIKFGRLPLMLAGGAEELCPTEAMVFDALYATSLKNDAPQTSPRPYDKGRDGLVIGEGGGMLVLEELEHALARGAHIHAELVGFGSNADGQHTTRPEQATMRRAMELALEDAGLQPSDIGYVNGHGTATEQGDIAETLATSALFGEHMPISSQKSFLGHTLGACGALESWFSIEMMNRDLYAHTFNLDEIDPHCGKLDYLRGEFRQMSNQYVMNNNFAFGGVNTSLIFRRWS; this comes from the coding sequence ATGAAGCGCGTCGTCGTCACCGGCATGGCCGGCATCACCTCACTGGGCAGCGACTGGGCCACCATCGCCGCCAACTTCGCGGCCAACCGCAGCGGCATCCGTCGCATGGACGAGTGGGATCGGTTTACCGAGCTCAACACCCGTCTCGCCGGACCGATCGATGACTTCAAGGTCCCGAGCCACTGGACCCGCAAGCAACTGCGCAGCATGGGCCGCGTCTCGCGCCTCGCTGTTGGCGCGGCGGAACAAGCGTTGGCCGACGCCGGGCTGCTGGGCGACGAATCGATCAAGGACGGACGCATGGGCGTCGCTTGCGGTTCGTCCACCGGCAGCACCGACGAGATCAAAGCCTTCGGCAACATGCTGCTCAACTCGGTGGCGGAAGGCCTGAACGCCAACTCCTACGTGCGGATGATGCCGCACACCACGGCGGCGAATATCAGCATCTTCTTCGGCCTCACCGGCCGGTTGATCCCGACGTCCAGCGCCTGCACCAGCGGCAGCCAGGGCATCGGCTATGCCTACGAGTCGATCAAATTCGGACGCCTGCCGCTGATGCTCGCCGGTGGCGCCGAAGAACTGTGCCCGACCGAAGCCATGGTCTTCGACGCGCTCTACGCCACCAGTCTGAAAAACGACGCCCCGCAAACCAGCCCACGCCCCTACGACAAGGGCCGCGACGGCCTGGTGATCGGTGAAGGAGGCGGCATGCTGGTGCTCGAAGAACTCGAACACGCCTTGGCCCGTGGCGCGCACATCCACGCCGAACTTGTCGGCTTCGGCAGCAACGCCGACGGCCAACACACCACCCGCCCGGAACAGGCGACCATGCGCCGCGCGATGGAACTGGCCCTGGAAGACGCCGGTTTGCAGCCGTCGGACATCGGCTATGTGAACGGTCACGGCACCGCCACCGAACAGGGCGACATCGCCGAAACACTGGCAACCAGTGCGTTATTCGGCGAACACATGCCGATCAGTTCGCAGAAAAGTTTCCTCGGCCACACCCTCGGGGCCTGCGGTGCGCTGGAATCCTGGTTCAGCATCGAAATGATGAACCGCGACCTGTACGCCCACACCTTCAACCTTGACGAGATCGACCCGCACTGCGGCAAGCTCGACTACCTGCGCGGTGAATTCCGGCAGATGAGCAACCAATACGTGATGAACAACAACTTTGCCTTCGGCGGCGTCAACACCTCGCTGATCTTCCGCCGCTGGTCGTAA